One segment of Pseudomonas pohangensis DNA contains the following:
- the metW gene encoding methionine biosynthesis protein MetW: MRADLDIIQEWIPAGSRVLDLGCGDGDLLYWLREHKQVSGYGLEIDAGHIANCIDKGVNVIEQDLDQGLGNFDSNSFDVVVMTQSLQALRYPDKVLREMLRVGRTCIITFPNFAHWRCRWYLATKGRMPVSEFLPYTWYNTPNIHFCTFRDFEALCREMQVSVLDHLAVDHLHRDSMVSRIWPNLLGEIGIYRVSGPARA; this comes from the coding sequence ATGAGAGCCGACCTCGACATCATTCAGGAATGGATCCCCGCCGGCAGCCGTGTGCTTGACCTCGGCTGCGGCGATGGCGACCTGCTCTACTGGTTGCGCGAACACAAGCAGGTCAGCGGTTATGGGCTGGAAATCGATGCCGGACACATTGCCAACTGCATCGACAAGGGCGTCAACGTCATAGAGCAGGACCTGGATCAGGGCCTGGGCAACTTCGACAGCAACAGCTTCGACGTGGTGGTGATGACCCAGTCACTGCAAGCCTTGCGCTACCCGGACAAGGTGCTGCGCGAAATGCTGCGGGTCGGCCGCACCTGCATCATCACTTTTCCCAACTTTGCCCACTGGCGCTGTCGCTGGTATCTGGCCACCAAGGGCCGCATGCCGGTATCCGAGTTTCTTCCGTACACCTGGTACAACACACCGAACATCCACTTCTGCACCTTCCGCGACTTCGAAGCACTGTGCCGCGAGATGCAGGTCAGCGTGCTCGATCACCTGGCGGTGGATCACCTGCACCGTGACAGCATGGTCAGTCGCATATGGCCTAATCTATTGGGTGAGATCGGCATTTATCGCGTCAGCGGTCCTGCCCGTGCGTAA
- a CDS encoding DUF4426 domain-containing protein has translation MRKIILCLLTLCLALPAFAERKQTFGTTDVHYSVFNSSFLQPDTAAATGLVRSKTEGVVTVAVLSNGQPLAARVDGEVKNLLGQSTPLAFRQVKEQNASYYLAQFPLEQREVLTFTINVKGSDGSSNSFSFNQEVFPDE, from the coding sequence ATGCGTAAAATAATCCTGTGTCTGCTCACCCTGTGTCTGGCGCTGCCGGCCTTCGCCGAGCGCAAGCAGACCTTCGGCACCACCGATGTCCATTACAGCGTGTTCAATTCGAGTTTCCTGCAACCCGATACGGCGGCCGCCACTGGCCTGGTGCGCAGCAAGACCGAAGGCGTTGTCACCGTTGCCGTACTCAGCAATGGCCAGCCGCTGGCGGCCCGGGTGGACGGTGAGGTGAAGAACCTGCTCGGCCAGAGCACGCCGCTGGCCTTCAGGCAGGTCAAGGAACAGAATGCCAGCTACTACCTGGCGCAGTTCCCGCTGGAGCAACGCGAAGTACTGACCTTCACGATCAACGTCAAGGGCAGCGATGGCAGTAGCAACAGCTTCAGTTTCAATCAGGAAGTGTTTCCGGACGAATGA
- the rdgB gene encoding RdgB/HAM1 family non-canonical purine NTP pyrophosphatase: protein MTKLLEELVLASHNAGKLKELQALLGNGIRVRSVAEFSTEVPEETGLSFVENAILKARHAARVSGLPALADDSGLAVDALGGAPGIHSARYADGQGDAANNAKLLVALKDVAEDQRGAQFVCALALVRHADDPLPVICEGLWRGRILPQPQGSNGFGYDPLFWVAERQCSSAELSPADKNRLSHRARAMALLRQRLDLA, encoded by the coding sequence ATGACCAAGCTGCTCGAAGAGCTGGTACTGGCCAGCCACAATGCCGGCAAGTTGAAGGAACTCCAGGCCTTGCTGGGTAACGGCATACGCGTGCGCTCGGTTGCCGAATTCAGCACCGAAGTTCCGGAAGAAACCGGCCTCTCATTTGTCGAAAACGCCATTCTCAAGGCGCGCCATGCCGCCCGCGTATCCGGCTTGCCGGCACTGGCCGACGATTCCGGGCTGGCGGTCGATGCGCTGGGCGGCGCGCCAGGCATCCATTCGGCACGTTATGCCGATGGTCAGGGCGATGCAGCCAACAATGCCAAATTGCTCGTTGCCCTCAAGGACGTCGCAGAAGACCAGCGAGGCGCGCAGTTCGTTTGCGCACTGGCGCTGGTGCGGCATGCCGATGATCCCTTGCCGGTCATCTGCGAAGGGCTCTGGCGCGGACGCATCCTGCCGCAGCCGCAAGGCAGCAATGGCTTTGGTTACGATCCGCTGTTCTGGGTAGCCGAGCGCCAGTGTTCCAGTGCCGAGCTGTCACCGGCAGACAAGAACCGGCTCAGCCACCGCGCCCGTGCCATGGCCCTGCTCAGGCAGCGACTGGATCTGGCATGA
- the hemW gene encoding radical SAM family heme chaperone HemW — protein MSKAQPASRFELPPLSLYIHIPWCVRKCPYCDFNSHAAGPQLPEDDYVEALLADLQQDLQHVHGRPLTSIFFGGGTPSLFSANALGRLLDGVEQRINFTTGIEITLEANPGTFEQAKFRDYRSLGINRLSIGVQSFDAAKLKALGRIHDGAEAIRAADMARAAGFDNFNLDLMHGLPGQSIDDALQDLRTAIAQSPAHLSWYQLTMEPNTQFWSQPPQLPEEDTLWDIQQAGQQLLATEGYAQYEVSAYARAGRQARHNLNYWQFGDFLGIGAGAHAKLSSPRGAIQRSWKTRQPKDYLAAGKDFIAGQRLLSAEELPFEFLMNALRLNQGVASELFSQRCGLPLECLASARALAESRGLLEREPQRLCASREGQLFLNDLLQYFLP, from the coding sequence ATGAGCAAAGCCCAGCCTGCCAGCCGCTTCGAACTCCCGCCATTGTCGCTGTACATCCATATTCCCTGGTGCGTGCGCAAGTGCCCCTATTGTGACTTCAACTCCCATGCCGCCGGACCGCAGCTGCCGGAAGATGACTATGTCGAGGCACTGCTGGCTGACCTGCAGCAGGATCTGCAGCATGTGCACGGGCGCCCGCTGACTTCGATCTTTTTTGGTGGCGGCACCCCCAGCCTGTTTTCCGCGAACGCGCTTGGGCGCCTGCTGGATGGCGTGGAACAGCGCATCAACTTCACTACGGGCATTGAAATTACCCTGGAAGCCAACCCCGGCACCTTCGAGCAGGCCAAGTTCCGTGATTACCGCAGCCTGGGCATCAATCGCCTGTCGATCGGCGTGCAGAGCTTCGATGCGGCCAAGCTCAAGGCCCTGGGGCGTATCCATGACGGCGCGGAAGCCATCCGTGCAGCCGATATGGCGCGTGCCGCCGGTTTCGACAATTTCAATCTGGACCTGATGCACGGCCTGCCCGGGCAGAGCATCGACGATGCCCTGCAGGACTTGCGCACGGCCATCGCGCAGAGTCCTGCGCACCTGTCCTGGTACCAGCTGACCATGGAGCCCAACACGCAGTTCTGGAGCCAGCCGCCGCAGCTGCCGGAAGAGGACACCCTGTGGGATATCCAGCAGGCCGGCCAGCAGCTGCTCGCCACCGAAGGCTATGCGCAATACGAAGTGTCGGCTTATGCCAGAGCCGGCCGGCAGGCACGGCACAATCTCAACTATTGGCAGTTCGGTGATTTTCTCGGCATCGGCGCCGGCGCCCACGCCAAGCTGAGCAGCCCGCGGGGCGCAATCCAGCGCAGCTGGAAAACCCGCCAGCCGAAAGACTATCTGGCTGCGGGCAAAGACTTCATTGCCGGTCAACGCCTGTTAAGCGCCGAGGAACTGCCGTTCGAGTTCCTGATGAATGCCTTGCGCCTGAACCAGGGGGTAGCCAGCGAACTGTTCAGCCAGCGCTGTGGCCTGCCACTGGAATGCCTGGCCAGCGCACGCGCTCTGGCCGAAAGCCGCGGCTTGCTGGAGCGCGAGCCGCAACGGCTGTGCGCCAGCCGCGAAGGGCAGTTGTTTCTCAATGATCTGCTGCAGTACTTTCTGCCCTGA
- a CDS encoding DUF3392 domain-containing protein translates to MDLLLDLLTDLSRWSRGHLSEIALAIMATLLVLFGPGINNAIRRSIGGLNFFLRTLLFVLVCVAGYGLAIIFLSPWLANALGYFNNYTLAPVLLLVFFLIGVLADRG, encoded by the coding sequence ATGGACTTGCTGCTGGATTTGCTCACCGACCTTTCGCGCTGGAGTCGCGGCCATCTGTCCGAGATTGCGCTGGCGATCATGGCCACGTTACTGGTGCTGTTCGGACCGGGGATCAACAACGCGATCAGGCGCTCGATTGGCGGCCTGAACTTCTTTCTGCGCACCCTGCTGTTCGTACTGGTATGCGTGGCCGGTTACGGGCTGGCGATCATATTTCTCAGCCCGTGGCTGGCCAATGCGCTGGGCTACTTCAACAACTACACGCTGGCGCCGGTGCTGTTGCTGGTTTTCTTCCTGATCGGTGTGCTGGCTGACCGGGGCTGA
- the trmB gene encoding tRNA (guanosine(46)-N7)-methyltransferase TrmB, which translates to MTDDQSAAPEANERPHRAIKSFVMRSGRMTEGQQRGLDQGWPKFGLEPGAGLQDFDQLFGRSAPRTFEIGFGMGQATLEMAAAAPDEDFIGVEVHRPGVGALLNGMLTQNLSNIRVYSCDAIEVLRDCVADASLDRLLLFFPDPWHKARHHKRRIVQPGWAQLVRQKLKVGGVLHMATDWEAYAEHMLEVMNAQPGYRNLAADGRYVPRPAERPVTKFERRGERLGHGVWDLKFQRID; encoded by the coding sequence ATGACTGACGACCAATCGGCTGCGCCCGAGGCAAACGAACGCCCGCACCGCGCGATCAAGAGCTTTGTCATGCGCTCCGGACGCATGACCGAAGGGCAGCAGCGCGGGCTGGATCAGGGCTGGCCGAAGTTCGGCCTTGAACCGGGTGCCGGGCTGCAGGATTTTGATCAGCTGTTCGGTCGCAGCGCGCCGCGCACTTTCGAGATCGGTTTCGGCATGGGTCAGGCCACGCTGGAGATGGCCGCCGCCGCACCCGATGAAGATTTCATTGGTGTCGAGGTGCATCGCCCGGGTGTCGGCGCACTGCTCAACGGCATGCTGACGCAGAACCTGAGCAATATCCGCGTGTACAGCTGTGATGCCATTGAAGTGCTGCGCGATTGCGTGGCGGACGCCAGTCTCGACCGCCTGTTGCTGTTCTTTCCCGACCCCTGGCACAAGGCCCGCCATCACAAGCGGCGTATCGTCCAGCCGGGCTGGGCGCAGCTGGTGCGGCAAAAACTGAAAGTGGGTGGTGTGCTGCACATGGCCACCGACTGGGAGGCCTATGCCGAACACATGCTGGAAGTGATGAATGCCCAGCCAGGCTATCGCAATCTGGCCGCAGACGGCCGCTATGTGCCGCGCCCGGCAGAGCGGCCGGTGACCAAGTTCGAGCGCCGTGGCGAGCGCCTCGGGCACGGCGTGTGGGATCTGAAGTTCCAGCGCATCGACTGA
- a CDS encoding thiazole synthase: MSQARPDKPFVIAGRTYQSRLLVGTGKYRDLEETRLAIEASGAEIVTVAVRRTNLGQNPGEPNLLDVISPERYTILPNTAGCFDAVEAVRTCRLARELLDGRNLVKLEVLADQKTLFPNVIETLKAAEVLVKDGFDVMVYTSDDPIIARQLAEIGCIAVMPLAGLIGTGLGICNPYNLRIILEEARVPVLVDAGVGTASDATIAMELGCDAVLMNSAIAHAGDPVLMGAAMQHAIIAGRLAWLAGRMPKKLYASASSPLEGTLS, translated from the coding sequence ATGAGCCAGGCCCGACCTGACAAGCCGTTTGTGATCGCCGGCCGCACCTACCAGTCGCGGCTGCTGGTCGGTACCGGCAAGTACCGCGACCTTGAGGAAACCCGTCTGGCTATCGAGGCCAGTGGCGCAGAGATAGTCACGGTAGCGGTACGTCGCACCAATCTTGGCCAGAATCCTGGCGAGCCGAACCTGCTCGATGTCATTTCACCCGAGCGCTATACCATCCTGCCGAATACCGCGGGTTGTTTTGACGCCGTGGAGGCGGTACGAACCTGCCGCCTGGCGCGCGAACTGCTGGATGGCCGCAATCTGGTCAAGCTGGAAGTGCTGGCCGACCAGAAGACCCTGTTCCCCAATGTGATCGAAACCCTCAAGGCCGCCGAGGTGCTGGTCAAGGATGGTTTCGACGTAATGGTCTACACCAGCGATGATCCGATCATCGCTCGCCAGCTGGCTGAAATCGGCTGTATCGCGGTGATGCCGCTGGCCGGCCTGATCGGTACCGGGCTGGGCATCTGCAACCCCTACAACCTGCGCATCATCCTCGAGGAGGCCAGGGTGCCGGTACTGGTGGATGCCGGCGTAGGTACCGCTTCCGACGCCACCATTGCCATGGAGCTGGGTTGTGATGCGGTGCTGATGAACAGTGCGATTGCCCATGCCGGTGACCCGGTGCTGATGGGTGCAGCCATGCAGCACGCGATTATCGCCGGTCGTCTGGCCTGGCTGGCCGGGCGCATGCCGAAGAAGCTCTATGCCAGTGCATCGTCCCCACTTGAAGGCACCCTGAGTTGA
- the thiS gene encoding sulfur carrier protein ThiS — translation MQIRLNGCAFELPDHATVAELLAKLDLQGRRVAVELNLDIVPRSLHGSTLLKDNDCVEVVHAIGGG, via the coding sequence ATGCAGATCCGGCTCAATGGCTGCGCATTCGAGTTACCAGACCACGCAACAGTTGCCGAATTGCTGGCAAAGCTGGATCTGCAGGGCCGGCGCGTAGCGGTAGAGCTGAATCTGGATATCGTGCCGCGCAGTCTGCACGGCAGCACCCTATTGAAAGACAATGATTGTGTCGAAGTGGTGCATGCCATCGGCGGCGGTTAG
- a CDS encoding DUF423 domain-containing protein, producing the protein MARVFLLLAAFGGFTGVALGAFAAHGLKARLSSEYLAVFQTGTHYQLVHSLALLAVALLWLHAPQPVLRVSGVLFALGILLFSGSLYLLTLTGISKLGMITPLGGLAFLGGWFCLGLAAWRMGR; encoded by the coding sequence ATGGCACGAGTGTTCCTGTTGCTGGCTGCCTTTGGCGGCTTTACCGGCGTGGCGCTGGGGGCCTTTGCCGCCCATGGCCTGAAGGCGCGCCTGAGCAGCGAGTATCTGGCGGTATTCCAGACCGGCACGCACTACCAGCTGGTGCACAGTCTGGCGCTGCTGGCGGTGGCGTTGCTGTGGCTGCATGCCCCGCAGCCAGTGTTGCGCGTCAGCGGTGTGCTGTTCGCTCTGGGTATCCTGCTGTTTTCCGGCAGCCTGTATCTGCTCACCCTGACCGGCATCAGCAAGCTGGGCATGATCACACCGCTCGGTGGACTGGCCTTTCTCGGTGGCTGGTTCTGTCTGGGCCTGGCGGCCTGGCGGATGGGGCGTTGA
- the mtgA gene encoding monofunctional biosynthetic peptidoglycan transglycosylase, giving the protein MLRSLFRRLLRYAFYFAALSVLLVLSMRWIPPIGSGLMIERKLESWADGEPVELQRSWRPWSELPDNLKVAVIAAEDQKFADHWGFDVDAIRAAISHNQSGGNLRGASTLSQQVAKNIFLWSGRSWLRKGLESWFTVLIELLWSKQRILEVYLNSAEWGDGIFGAEAAARYHFGIGAAYLSNQQASLLAAVLPNPRAWSAHKPGPHVTRRARWIRQQSYQLGGSHYLARLQSRPPAWWPAALPSP; this is encoded by the coding sequence ATGCTGCGCTCCCTGTTTCGACGCCTGCTGCGTTACGCCTTCTATTTTGCTGCCCTGTCGGTATTGCTGGTGCTGTCCATGCGCTGGATACCGCCGATCGGCAGCGGACTGATGATCGAGCGCAAGCTGGAATCCTGGGCCGATGGCGAGCCGGTCGAGCTGCAGCGCAGCTGGCGACCCTGGTCCGAGCTGCCGGACAACCTGAAGGTGGCCGTGATCGCCGCCGAAGACCAGAAGTTTGCCGATCACTGGGGCTTTGATGTCGATGCCATCCGTGCGGCCATCAGCCACAACCAGAGCGGCGGCAACCTGCGCGGCGCCAGTACCCTCAGCCAGCAGGTGGCCAAGAACATCTTCCTCTGGTCCGGCCGCAGCTGGCTGCGCAAGGGTCTGGAAAGCTGGTTTACCGTGCTGATCGAACTGTTGTGGTCGAAGCAGCGGATTCTCGAGGTCTACCTGAACAGCGCCGAATGGGGCGATGGCATCTTCGGTGCAGAGGCCGCCGCACGTTATCACTTCGGTATTGGCGCAGCCTACCTGTCCAACCAGCAGGCCAGCCTGCTGGCCGCCGTACTGCCCAACCCGCGCGCCTGGAGCGCGCACAAGCCGGGACCGCATGTGACCCGCCGGGCCAGGTGGATTCGGCAGCAAAGCTATCAGCTGGGCGGCAGTCATTATCTGGCCAGGTTGCAGTCCCGGCCACCCGCATGGTGGCCGGCAGCACTACCCTCGCCATAA
- the rpoH gene encoding RNA polymerase sigma factor RpoH, translated as MTTSLQPAYALAPGANLESYVHTVNSIPLLSVEQERELAGKLFYQQDLEAARQMVLAHLRFVVHIARSYSGYGLAQADLIQEGNVGLMKAVKRFNPEMGVRLVSFAVHWIKAEIHEFVLRNWRIVKVATTKAQRKLFFNLRSQKKRLAWLSNDEVHAVAESMGVEVREVREMESRLSGHDMSFDPAADADDDAAYQTPAHYLEDNRYDPARQMEDADWADSSSASLHEALDGLDERSRDILYQRWLAEEKSTLHDLAAKYNVSAERIRQLEKNAMNKLKGSIQA; from the coding sequence ATGACCACATCTTTGCAACCTGCCTATGCCCTGGCGCCCGGTGCCAACCTGGAGTCCTACGTGCATACGGTCAACAGCATCCCGCTGCTGAGTGTCGAGCAGGAGCGCGAGTTGGCTGGAAAACTGTTTTACCAGCAAGACCTGGAAGCCGCCCGCCAGATGGTGTTGGCGCACCTGCGTTTTGTCGTACATATCGCCCGCAGCTATTCCGGCTACGGGCTGGCCCAGGCTGACCTGATCCAGGAAGGCAACGTCGGCCTGATGAAAGCGGTCAAGCGTTTCAACCCGGAAATGGGTGTGCGCCTGGTGTCCTTTGCGGTGCACTGGATCAAGGCGGAGATTCACGAGTTCGTTCTGCGTAACTGGCGTATCGTCAAAGTCGCTACCACCAAGGCGCAGCGCAAGCTGTTCTTCAATCTGCGCAGCCAGAAGAAGCGTCTGGCCTGGCTGAGCAACGATGAAGTGCATGCAGTGGCTGAAAGCATGGGCGTCGAAGTGCGCGAAGTGCGGGAAATGGAAAGCCGCCTGAGCGGGCATGACATGTCTTTCGATCCGGCTGCCGATGCCGATGACGATGCGGCTTACCAGACGCCTGCACATTATCTGGAAGACAATCGCTACGACCCGGCGCGGCAGATGGAAGATGCCGACTGGGCCGACAGTTCCTCGGCCAGTCTGCATGAGGCGCTGGACGGTCTGGATGAGCGCAGCCGCGATATTCTTTACCAGCGCTGGCTGGCCGAGGAAAAATCCACCCTGCATGACCTCGCGGCCAAGTACAACGTTTCCGCCGAGCGCATCCGTCAGTTGGAGAAAAATGCCATGAACAAGCTCAAGGGCTCGATTCAGGCCTGA
- the ftsX gene encoding permease-like cell division protein FtsX, with the protein MSAIRNPKAAERIGGPAAVAPAGGKKPESDFRRHLRAWLESHRASLLDSLRRLVRQPFGSFFTCLVMAVALSLPMGLSLLLGNLERLGGSWQKAAQISVFLKMDVGDAQGEKLRDEVASMPGVAQAEWISREQALQEFQQGSGLGQALRELPENPLPGVILVTPHEVDKTTLEALRNRLAELPKAEQVQLDMVWVERLTAILRLGDRFVFGLSLLLIAALLLVIGNTIRLHIENRRNEIEVIKLVGGTDSYVRRPFLYMGALYGAGAGLLAWGLLAYGLDWLNGAVMRLAGLYGSDFALLGVPAEDGLSLLLAALLLGYIGAWLAVARHLSELSPR; encoded by the coding sequence ATGAGTGCCATACGTAATCCCAAAGCGGCTGAACGGATCGGTGGGCCGGCAGCCGTAGCCCCGGCAGGCGGGAAAAAGCCGGAGTCGGATTTCCGCCGGCATCTGCGTGCCTGGCTGGAAAGCCATCGCGCCAGTCTGCTCGACAGCCTGCGCCGTCTGGTCCGGCAGCCGTTTGGCAGCTTCTTCACCTGTCTGGTGATGGCGGTGGCGCTGAGTCTGCCCATGGGCCTGTCCCTGTTGCTGGGTAATCTCGAACGGCTGGGTGGCTCCTGGCAGAAGGCCGCGCAGATCTCGGTGTTCCTGAAAATGGACGTCGGCGATGCCCAGGGTGAAAAGCTGCGTGATGAAGTCGCCAGTATGCCCGGTGTGGCGCAGGCGGAATGGATCAGCCGCGAGCAGGCACTGCAAGAGTTCCAGCAAGGCTCCGGGCTGGGTCAGGCGCTCCGGGAGTTGCCGGAGAATCCGTTGCCCGGGGTGATTCTGGTGACGCCCCACGAGGTCGACAAAACCACTCTGGAGGCCCTGCGCAACCGCTTGGCCGAATTGCCAAAGGCCGAGCAGGTGCAGCTGGATATGGTCTGGGTCGAGCGATTGACGGCGATCCTGCGGCTGGGCGACCGCTTCGTGTTTGGCCTGAGCCTGTTGTTGATTGCCGCGCTGCTACTGGTCATCGGCAATACCATTCGGCTGCATATCGAGAACCGGCGCAACGAGATCGAGGTGATCAAGCTGGTCGGTGGTACCGACAGTTATGTACGCCGACCGTTCCTTTACATGGGCGCACTCTATGGCGCGGGTGCCGGCTTGCTGGCCTGGGGCCTGCTGGCCTATGGGCTGGACTGGCTCAATGGTGCGGTGATGCGTCTGGCCGGGTTGTATGGCAGCGATTTCGCCCTGCTCGGCGTGCCTGCGGAGGATGGCCTGTCCCTGTTGCTGGCGGCCCTGCTGTTGGGTTATATCGGTGCCTGGCTGGCTGTCGCGCGGCATCTGAGCGAGCTCTCGCCAAGATAG
- the ftsE gene encoding cell division ATP-binding protein FtsE, whose protein sequence is MIRFEQVAKRYPNGHIGLHELSFKVRRGEFLFVTGHSGAGKSTLLRLLLAMERPSNGKLLLAGQDLASITNAQIPYLRRQIGVVFQNHRLLLDRNVFANVALPLQILGLDKQEIADRVGVALERVSLGDKALQFPEDLSTGQQQRVGIARAIVHRPALLLADEPTGNLDPRLAAEIMGVFEDINRLGTTVLIASHDLALIARMRHRMLTLQRGRLIGDGEAS, encoded by the coding sequence ATGATTCGATTCGAACAGGTCGCCAAGCGTTACCCGAACGGCCATATCGGCCTGCATGAATTGAGTTTCAAGGTGCGGCGCGGCGAATTCCTGTTCGTCACCGGTCACTCGGGCGCCGGCAAAAGTACTTTGCTGCGCTTGTTGCTGGCCATGGAGCGCCCCTCCAATGGCAAGTTGCTGCTGGCCGGGCAGGATCTGGCGAGCATCACCAATGCACAGATTCCCTATCTGCGCCGACAGATCGGTGTGGTCTTCCAGAATCACCGCTTGCTGCTCGATCGCAACGTGTTCGCCAATGTGGCGTTGCCACTGCAGATTCTCGGCCTCGACAAGCAGGAAATCGCCGATCGTGTCGGCGTGGCGCTGGAGCGGGTCAGTCTCGGCGACAAGGCCCTGCAGTTTCCCGAGGATCTTTCCACCGGACAGCAGCAGCGCGTCGGTATTGCCCGTGCCATCGTGCATCGTCCGGCCCTGCTGCTGGCAGATGAGCCGACCGGCAACCTGGATCCGCGGCTGGCGGCAGAAATCATGGGAGTATTCGAGGACATTAACCGGCTGGGCACCACGGTACTGATCGCCAGCCACGACCTGGCCCTGATCGCACGCATGCGTCACCGCATGCTGACCCTGCAGCGCGGGCGCCTGATTGGCGACGGGGAGGCCAGCTGA
- the ftsY gene encoding signal recognition particle-docking protein FtsY yields MFGSTDDKKNSQPPADQASAGQQPGAPKQAQPESPLPAADKPATEKKGMFGWMRRKPAEQPAAGAAPAAAVASQPDVLPEPAPEQQAAEGLPASGTAPVAEAQPPVLPAEPAPAVAPPEPTEPPALPAETAPAAVTPAATPAPAFSRFRINAGAEVSHAPSPGVAEAPPVVPPQVVAAVVAGEGKSAEAVKDGFFLRLKLALAKTSASLGEGMASLFLGKKAIDDDLLEEMETRLLTADVGVEATTQIVQSLTRRVARKELADSNALYKALQEELQQLLKPVEQPLQIDKAIQPYVILVVGVNGAGKTTTIGKLAKKLQQDGKKVMLAAGDTFRAAAVEQLQVWGERNQIPVIAQHTGADSASVIFDAVQAAKARGIDVLIADTAGRLHTKDNLMEELKKVRRVIGKLDQTAPHEVLLVLDAGTGQNAINQTKQFHQAVELTGLALTKLDGTAKGGVIFALAKQFNLPIRYIGVGEGIDDLRTFAADDFVKALFAARERT; encoded by the coding sequence ATGTTTGGTTCCACTGACGACAAGAAAAACTCCCAGCCTCCGGCAGATCAGGCATCTGCCGGCCAGCAACCGGGTGCCCCGAAGCAGGCGCAGCCCGAAAGTCCGCTGCCTGCAGCCGACAAACCGGCTACGGAAAAGAAAGGCATGTTCGGCTGGATGCGCAGGAAACCGGCTGAGCAGCCGGCAGCCGGCGCAGCGCCGGCGGCGGCAGTCGCTTCGCAGCCGGATGTGCTGCCAGAACCGGCGCCGGAGCAGCAGGCCGCAGAAGGCCTGCCTGCCAGTGGAACTGCTCCGGTTGCTGAGGCGCAACCGCCGGTCTTGCCGGCGGAGCCTGCCCCGGCGGTTGCACCGCCTGAGCCGACTGAGCCGCCTGCGCTTCCGGCCGAGACGGCACCGGCTGCGGTTACCCCTGCAGCCACGCCCGCGCCGGCTTTCTCGCGTTTCCGTATCAATGCCGGCGCTGAAGTCAGCCATGCGCCGAGCCCAGGCGTTGCCGAAGCGCCGCCGGTGGTTCCGCCGCAAGTCGTTGCTGCTGTTGTTGCGGGCGAGGGTAAATCTGCCGAAGCGGTCAAGGATGGATTCTTTCTGCGTCTCAAGCTGGCTCTGGCGAAGACCAGTGCCAGTCTGGGCGAAGGCATGGCCAGCCTGTTTCTCGGCAAGAAAGCCATTGATGATGACCTGCTCGAGGAAATGGAAACCCGTCTGCTGACAGCCGATGTTGGTGTCGAGGCGACTACGCAGATCGTACAAAGCCTGACCCGCCGTGTGGCGCGCAAGGAGCTGGCGGACAGCAATGCGCTGTACAAGGCGTTGCAGGAAGAGCTTCAGCAGTTGCTCAAACCGGTGGAGCAGCCGCTGCAGATCGACAAAGCCATCCAGCCCTATGTGATTCTGGTGGTCGGAGTAAATGGTGCGGGCAAAACCACCACCATCGGCAAGCTGGCGAAGAAGCTGCAGCAGGATGGCAAGAAGGTCATGCTGGCTGCCGGCGATACCTTCCGTGCCGCAGCGGTAGAGCAGCTGCAGGTGTGGGGCGAGCGCAACCAGATACCGGTAATTGCCCAGCACACCGGTGCCGACTCGGCTTCGGTGATCTTTGACGCGGTACAGGCGGCCAAGGCCCGCGGCATTGATGTACTGATTGCCGATACGGCTGGCCGTCTGCACACCAAAGACAACCTGATGGAAGAGCTGAAGAAGGTGCGCCGGGTAATCGGCAAGCTCGATCAGACGGCGCCGCATGAGGTGTTGCTGGTGCTGGATGCCGGCACCGGACAGAATGCGATCAACCAGACCAAGCAGTTCCATCAGGCGGTCGAACTGACCGGGCTGGCACTGACCAAGCTGGACGGCACCGCCAAGGGCGGGGTGATCTTCGCCCTGGCCAAGCAGTTCAATCTGCCGATCCGCTACATCGGTGTGGGTGAGGGGATTGACGATCTGCGCACCTTTGCCGCGGACGATTTCGTCAAGGCCCTGTTTGCGGCCAGGGAGCGCACATGA